Proteins co-encoded in one Gouania willdenowi chromosome 1, fGouWil2.1, whole genome shotgun sequence genomic window:
- the aplf gene encoding aprataxin and PNK-like factor: MSFILVSLDGEGSVQVPQGQTVLGRGSFLKVTDRRVSRCHALMDNVDGRLRIKPTHLNPCFVWSRPLPRDCWFSLRPGDVFSLLPGHFLYRVDLQNQATPRLEGEESEEESPPTAEPLTEARVDHFKIKATHRKRVLPTWMMKAVRGRPAVKEQAPPSVTSPVETKPQTSMNTDCTEPPEIPKTRTRCQYGTNCYRKNPVHFQDFSHPGDSDFEEEEQPQCPYGLQCYRKNLLHRKQYTHTAGKACASHPARKVKHEDEDEDEDEDEDEDEDEDSFSGTDSDYVPQEEED; the protein is encoded by the exons ATGTCCTTCATCCTCGTCTCATTGGACGGTGAGGGTTCTGTCCAGGTTCCTCAGGGACAGACGGTGCTGGGTCGAGGATCATTTCTAAAG GTGACAGACCGCCGCGTGTCTCGATGTCACGCTCTGATGGACAATGTGGACGGACGTCTGAGGATCAAACCT ACTCACCTGAACCCTTGCTTCGTATGGTCCCGCCCCCTCCCGAGGGATTGCTGGTTTTCCCTCCGACCCGGGGACGTCTTCTCTCTGCTGCCAGGTCACTTCCTGTACCGTGTGGACCTTCAGAACCAGGCCACGCCCAG GTTGGAGGGGGAGGAGTCTGAGGAGGAATCTCCGCCCACTGCAGAGCCACTCACG GAAGCCCGTGTggatcatttcaaaataaaagctactcaCAGGAAGCGAGTGCTCCCAACCTGGATGATGAAGGCAGTGAGAG GTAGGCCAGCTGTGAAAGAACAGGCCCCGCCCTCTGTGACCTCACCTGTGGAGACGAAGCCTCAGACATCA ATGAACACAGACTGTACGGAACCACCAGAGATACCCAAGACTAGGACCCGGTGTCAGTACGGGACCAACTGTTACAG gaagAATCCAGTTCATTTTCAGGACTTCAGTCATCCTGGAGATTCAGactttgaagaagaagaacaacctCAGTGTCCGTATGGACTGCAGTGctacag GAAGAACCTTCTACACAGGAAACAGTACACACATACAGCAGGAAaag cTTGTGCGTCTCATCCTGCGAGGAAGGTGAAacatgaagatgaagatgaagatgaagatgaggatgaggatgaggatgaggatgaggacaGCTTCAGTGGGACAGACTCTGATTACGTCCCTCAGGAGGAAGAGGACTGA